The following proteins are co-located in the Paludibaculum fermentans genome:
- the ltrA gene encoding group II intron reverse transcriptase/maturase — protein sequence MKSAEQRQLAFVFADSPQGDKARGPQDESYGKRFLVHTAKGSGRMEPATCTAAEGRLMEAVASASNLAQALLNVLRNKGAPGVDGRSVEQVVDEAPALLPELQKSLLDGTYRPGDIRRVWIPKPGGGERGLGIPNVVDRWVQQAVLQVLEPIFEPRFHHSSHGFRAKRGAHTAIAEAKQYLGEGYRVVVDLDLSKFFDRVHHQRLLNRLGQQVGDVRILNLVRRMLKAKVVLPDGTKVSTEEGTPQGGPLSPLLSNIVLDEWDWELERRGLRFVRYADDCNIFVRSQRAGERVMASTRRYLENRLRLQINEAKSSVTQPEKVHFLGFRFGTDGGPNVEVLISAKTKAKLNARILELTPRRWGSSLRACMEGLNKYFQGWIAYFRICTRAGADEFRRYDAHARRRLRAIVICQKKRPRFLYRHLVKRGASSGQAAGVAYYRQGVWSRSNRRGMTKAYPNDWFHGQIGSLYDRWRVANPLPQVPSQLSLAW from the coding sequence TTGAAAAGCGCAGAACAACGGCAGTTGGCCTTCGTGTTCGCCGATAGCCCGCAAGGGGACAAGGCTCGCGGCCCGCAGGACGAGTCCTATGGGAAGCGATTCTTGGTGCACACAGCGAAGGGTAGCGGCCGGATGGAACCTGCCACTTGCACGGCCGCCGAAGGGCGGCTGATGGAGGCGGTGGCGTCGGCGAGCAATCTGGCGCAGGCGTTGCTGAATGTGTTGCGAAACAAGGGTGCGCCCGGCGTAGACGGGCGGAGTGTGGAGCAGGTGGTCGATGAGGCCCCGGCTCTGCTGCCTGAGTTGCAGAAGTCTCTTCTCGACGGAACGTATCGACCGGGTGATATCCGACGGGTATGGATCCCGAAACCGGGCGGAGGCGAGCGCGGCTTGGGTATTCCGAATGTGGTGGACCGGTGGGTTCAACAGGCCGTACTCCAGGTTCTGGAGCCGATCTTCGAGCCACGGTTTCATCACAGCAGTCACGGATTCCGCGCGAAGCGGGGTGCTCACACCGCCATTGCAGAGGCGAAGCAGTATTTGGGGGAAGGGTACCGGGTCGTGGTCGATTTGGATTTATCGAAATTTTTCGATCGAGTCCATCATCAACGCTTGCTCAACCGTTTGGGGCAGCAGGTGGGCGACGTCCGGATTCTCAACCTGGTGCGGCGGATGCTGAAAGCGAAGGTGGTGTTGCCGGACGGCACAAAGGTTTCCACGGAGGAGGGCACTCCGCAAGGGGGTCCTCTATCTCCACTACTGTCCAACATCGTCCTGGACGAATGGGACTGGGAGTTGGAGCGCCGTGGGCTCCGGTTTGTGCGCTACGCCGATGACTGCAATATCTTCGTGCGGAGCCAACGAGCCGGAGAAAGGGTCATGGCTTCGACGCGTCGGTATCTGGAGAACCGGTTGCGGCTTCAGATCAACGAGGCGAAGAGTTCTGTGACTCAACCGGAGAAGGTTCATTTCCTGGGTTTTCGGTTTGGGACGGACGGGGGCCCGAATGTCGAGGTGCTGATATCGGCCAAGACGAAGGCGAAGCTCAACGCTAGGATCTTGGAGTTGACTCCAAGGCGCTGGGGTAGCTCGCTGCGGGCCTGCATGGAAGGACTGAACAAATATTTCCAGGGCTGGATCGCCTATTTCCGGATTTGTACCCGAGCAGGAGCGGACGAGTTTCGACGGTATGACGCGCACGCACGCCGCAGGTTGCGGGCTATCGTGATCTGCCAGAAGAAGCGGCCTCGCTTTCTGTACCGGCACTTGGTGAAACGAGGCGCCAGCTCCGGGCAAGCTGCCGGAGTTGCCTATTACCGGCAAGGTGTCTGGTCTCGTAGCAACCGGCGGGGGATGACCAAGGCATACCCCAACGATTGGTTTCACGGTCAGATCGGGTCGCTGTACGACCGCTGGCGCGTGGCCAATCCTCTACCGCAAGTTCCCAGCCAGCTCAGTCTGGCATGGTGA